The following proteins are co-located in the Streptomyces sp. DT2A-34 genome:
- the drmB gene encoding DUF1998 domain-containing protein, translated as MSGGGYFRRVGAVRPSHLMFTGGVGALVDLPNFSVMVKGLDHWSYAGVPDPVIEEPRLRGAVNRALRRYGPNQVGELRAAPWIPGTDTDPKGNAARIGVPVTPFPQWLRCTACNELASLGSGKWGFENNNARRPDEARFYHENCYRKKKGRKPLAVAARFALACTKGHLDEFPYTEFVHEGRSCPDTTYPTLRMRDNGGNLAANVSLECLVCKKAKRNIRDAMGDKGRENLPRCRGRHPQFDGVYDTCDETPYLLVVGASNQWFPVTLSALALPDTGTDSLRKLVEERWPDLEDFEDEAEIAMFAKKSKHHRYLRDYEPGQVWQAISAYRAALSGDAGETEQPPGPPDLLTPEWQVLSAAKTADPTEDFALVDASLSGPLSTVFSQVRQAERLREVRALIGFTRLDAPDPEDPGLVTRVDLGRRERGWVPASEVRGEGLFLRVDDHLIEQWEQRVASSDALAAHAAAFGRFREHRRSERIQDGSDLMQGWPGSRYIALHTLSHLLIRTIAMECGYNSASLAERIYSGDAEERRTGILIYTAVPDSEGTLGGLVSLADQDPSTGENRLARIVRTALYKAGRCSSDPLCGERLPKAPEDFLHGAACHSCLFVSETTCERGNRFLDRRFITHLAGDPKTLALIPDFG; from the coding sequence ATGAGCGGCGGCGGATACTTCAGGCGGGTGGGGGCGGTACGGCCGAGCCACCTCATGTTCACCGGCGGCGTCGGCGCCCTCGTCGACCTGCCCAACTTCTCCGTCATGGTCAAGGGCCTCGACCACTGGAGTTACGCCGGTGTGCCCGATCCGGTAATCGAGGAGCCCCGCCTCCGTGGGGCCGTCAACCGGGCCCTGCGGCGCTACGGCCCGAACCAGGTGGGCGAACTGCGCGCCGCCCCATGGATCCCCGGTACCGACACCGACCCGAAGGGGAACGCGGCACGGATCGGCGTGCCCGTGACCCCTTTCCCGCAGTGGCTGCGCTGCACAGCGTGCAATGAGCTGGCCTCCCTGGGCTCGGGCAAGTGGGGGTTCGAGAACAACAACGCTCGCCGCCCTGACGAGGCGCGGTTCTACCACGAGAACTGCTACCGGAAGAAGAAGGGCCGCAAGCCCCTCGCCGTGGCCGCCCGCTTCGCGCTCGCCTGCACCAAGGGTCACCTCGACGAGTTCCCGTACACGGAGTTCGTGCACGAGGGCCGCTCCTGCCCCGACACGACGTACCCGACGCTGCGGATGCGCGACAACGGGGGCAACCTTGCGGCCAACGTCTCCCTCGAATGCCTGGTGTGCAAGAAGGCGAAGCGCAACATCCGGGACGCGATGGGCGACAAGGGCCGCGAGAACCTGCCCCGTTGCCGTGGCCGACACCCGCAGTTCGACGGCGTCTACGACACCTGCGACGAGACGCCGTATCTGCTGGTCGTGGGCGCGTCCAACCAGTGGTTCCCCGTGACGCTCAGCGCACTGGCACTGCCCGACACCGGGACCGACTCGCTGCGTAAGCTCGTCGAGGAACGCTGGCCGGACCTGGAGGACTTCGAGGACGAGGCGGAGATCGCCATGTTCGCCAAGAAGTCGAAGCACCACCGCTACCTGCGCGACTACGAACCCGGACAGGTCTGGCAGGCCATATCCGCCTACCGCGCGGCCCTGTCGGGCGATGCGGGCGAGACCGAGCAGCCTCCAGGCCCTCCGGACCTACTGACCCCCGAATGGCAGGTGCTGTCCGCGGCAAAGACCGCCGACCCGACTGAGGACTTCGCGCTGGTGGACGCTTCGCTCAGCGGGCCCTTGTCCACTGTCTTCTCCCAGGTGCGGCAGGCGGAACGACTGCGCGAGGTGCGGGCCCTCATCGGCTTCACCCGGCTCGACGCCCCCGATCCGGAGGACCCCGGCCTGGTCACCCGCGTGGACCTGGGGCGGCGCGAGCGCGGCTGGGTGCCGGCCAGCGAGGTGCGCGGCGAGGGGCTGTTCCTGCGGGTGGACGATCACCTGATCGAGCAGTGGGAGCAGCGAGTCGCGTCGAGCGACGCCCTCGCCGCACACGCCGCGGCTTTCGGCCGGTTCCGTGAGCACCGCAGGTCGGAACGGATCCAGGACGGTTCCGACCTGATGCAAGGCTGGCCGGGCAGTCGCTACATCGCCCTTCACACGCTCTCCCATCTACTCATCCGCACCATCGCGATGGAGTGCGGCTACAACTCGGCGAGTCTGGCCGAGCGGATCTATAGCGGCGACGCCGAGGAACGGCGGACCGGCATCCTCATCTACACGGCCGTCCCGGACTCGGAGGGCACGCTTGGCGGGCTGGTCTCCCTCGCCGATCAGGATCCGAGCACTGGGGAGAACCGGCTGGCCAGGATCGTACGGACGGCGCTGTACAAGGCAGGGCGGTGCTCCTCGGACCCGCTGTGCGGCGAGCGTCTTCCCAAGGCGCCGGAGGACTTCCTGCACGGTGCCGCCTGCCACTCCTGTCTGTTCGTGTCCGAGACGACGTGCGAGCGCGGCAACCGGTTCCTGGACCGGCGGTTCATCACCCACCTGGCAGGCGACCCGAAAACGCTGGCCCTCATCCCGGACTTCGGGTGA
- the drmA gene encoding DISARM system helicase DrmA, which produces MPSSPQNAPVPEPGVPHPVDEVPQTFRSGTSYDVREELGDLISRDLLGPWADETEALAPHSAGPRDRYLVGLLGPRPAPTDAPVNVAAGQAETEVSAEGDGRDPELAERLTPQAAGRLWASSMGLSFLVPADVGILSVVASWGRYRQSDNKTDDGRAVRAWSREPVRYAVDIHVDSPGTVRKVLEGVDDTDPDLPCIRLDVHVRERPGTVDGANNLRFVDVSLINALEESRELRDGQWLFQTKLEVTSFDGQSSVFLPIDDPLSDDEPGHILENPEEQHLRLLYRQELKHAHGRNVAVHASVLPKGRRAVRLETTWLPVKDVPATVAPNTARQPLLAGLEVSMDKLAELAVWERRDELLKALQPLADGYDGWLQQQAAKAESLSGELRTTALRAVDEARDACGRIALGIELLHTDRDALRAFRFANRAMAMQRRATATAALRAEGGEKPPTYAAAYAEVDARGPLAASWYPFQLAFVLLNLCSLSDPAHKERRADSTATVDLLFFPTGGGKTEAYLGLTAYTFAIRRLQKVVGEGEDAREGRDGVAVLMRYTLRLLTAQQFQRASALVCATEVLRREDEAVWGSRPFRIGLWVGAGVSPNWYGDAAQQIAEANESASGRHANVLQVLSCPWCGEELRAWRDVAPDDVRRSVVVYCPRGEDAEPCPFSRMQARGEGLPILTVDEEIYRLVPSLLIATVDKLAQLPWRGYAGMLFGRVSAYCDRHGYRHDDLDEEIGCGSRHNAKDRHKAVTSRPMPRRLRPPDLIIQDELHLISGALGTTVGLFESAVDQLCTWRAKDSHGQLRDTGPKIVASTATTRNARAQVLGVFARDLAIFPPQVVDVSDTFFSQQVDVTRDNPGRRYYGVCAHGVRMKAAEIRVAEILLLAGQHMFDLYGAPADPYMTVVGYFNATKELAGMRRVLDDDVPSRLRANGRRRGIANRLLRDTDMLNLQELTSRISSAEISATLKRLEIGFNPEHDTSERKKAIVDELRDAGRARQPRVLPAPLHRRPVDHVLATSMLQVGVDVSRFGLMVVTGQPKNTAEYIQASSRVGRQAKRPGIVITLYNWARPRDLAHFEDFEHYHATFYRQVEALSVTPFTRRALDRGTTATYVSAVRQACDEFSDNVDAEGVDLDDPRVQDVERRLLARAEAVDGDRARGYLAERIDALRDAWTAKKGEQGRLGYRGQTRQKQTVLGLLRNADGSGWDVLTVPQSMRETENEINMLLSADTVLSAPAGNAWEFGPPAENGDGLDTTSGDELGEVRDPDGNGDDNGTARGQRS; this is translated from the coding sequence ATGCCGTCGTCACCACAGAACGCCCCCGTTCCGGAGCCGGGCGTTCCCCACCCCGTGGACGAGGTCCCGCAGACCTTTCGGTCCGGGACGTCGTACGACGTCAGGGAGGAGCTCGGCGATCTGATCTCACGGGATCTGCTGGGGCCGTGGGCGGACGAGACCGAGGCGCTGGCGCCGCACAGTGCGGGGCCCCGTGACCGCTACCTCGTTGGGCTACTTGGGCCCCGGCCCGCACCGACCGACGCGCCCGTGAACGTCGCGGCGGGCCAGGCGGAGACCGAGGTCAGCGCTGAGGGGGACGGGCGGGACCCTGAGCTCGCAGAGCGACTCACCCCACAGGCCGCCGGACGGCTGTGGGCGTCGTCCATGGGGCTGAGCTTCCTGGTGCCGGCCGATGTGGGCATTCTCAGCGTTGTCGCGTCCTGGGGCCGGTACCGGCAGAGCGACAATAAGACCGACGACGGCCGGGCTGTGCGGGCGTGGTCGCGCGAGCCCGTCCGGTACGCGGTGGACATTCACGTCGACTCGCCGGGCACCGTCCGCAAGGTTCTGGAGGGCGTCGACGACACCGACCCGGACCTCCCCTGCATCCGGCTCGACGTGCACGTGCGGGAGCGCCCCGGCACGGTCGACGGCGCGAACAACCTGCGCTTCGTCGACGTGTCGCTGATCAACGCGCTGGAGGAGTCCCGTGAACTGCGGGACGGGCAGTGGCTGTTCCAGACGAAGTTGGAAGTCACCTCCTTCGACGGGCAGTCCAGCGTCTTCCTGCCGATCGACGACCCGTTGTCCGACGACGAGCCCGGCCACATCCTGGAGAACCCCGAGGAACAGCATCTGCGGCTGCTGTACCGGCAGGAGTTGAAGCACGCGCATGGACGGAACGTCGCCGTGCACGCGAGTGTCCTGCCGAAGGGGCGGCGCGCGGTCAGGTTGGAGACGACCTGGCTGCCGGTGAAGGACGTACCGGCCACGGTCGCTCCGAACACGGCTCGGCAGCCGCTGCTCGCCGGTCTTGAGGTGAGCATGGACAAGCTCGCCGAACTGGCTGTCTGGGAGCGGCGCGACGAGCTACTGAAGGCCCTGCAGCCGCTGGCCGACGGCTACGACGGCTGGTTGCAACAGCAGGCCGCCAAGGCGGAGTCGCTGTCGGGCGAACTGCGGACCACCGCGCTACGGGCGGTCGACGAGGCCCGCGACGCGTGCGGCCGGATCGCCCTCGGTATCGAGCTGCTGCACACCGACCGTGACGCGCTGCGGGCGTTCCGGTTCGCCAACCGGGCCATGGCCATGCAGCGCCGGGCCACGGCGACTGCCGCTCTGCGGGCCGAGGGCGGTGAGAAGCCGCCCACGTACGCGGCGGCCTACGCCGAGGTCGATGCACGCGGTCCCTTGGCCGCGAGCTGGTACCCCTTCCAGCTGGCGTTCGTGCTGCTCAACCTGTGCTCCCTCAGCGACCCCGCACACAAGGAGCGCAGGGCGGACAGCACCGCCACGGTTGACCTCCTGTTCTTCCCGACTGGTGGCGGTAAGACAGAGGCGTATCTCGGTCTCACGGCCTACACGTTCGCCATCCGGCGGCTGCAGAAGGTTGTCGGGGAGGGCGAGGACGCCCGCGAGGGGCGGGACGGCGTCGCCGTACTGATGCGGTACACGCTGCGGCTGCTGACGGCCCAGCAGTTCCAGCGAGCCTCCGCCCTGGTGTGCGCGACGGAGGTGCTGCGCAGGGAGGACGAGGCGGTCTGGGGCAGCAGGCCGTTCCGTATCGGGCTGTGGGTCGGTGCCGGTGTCTCGCCGAACTGGTACGGGGACGCGGCGCAGCAGATCGCCGAGGCCAACGAGTCCGCCTCCGGGCGTCATGCGAACGTCCTACAGGTGCTGTCCTGCCCGTGGTGCGGCGAGGAACTGCGCGCGTGGCGTGACGTGGCACCGGACGACGTACGGCGGAGCGTCGTCGTGTACTGCCCGCGTGGGGAGGACGCGGAGCCCTGTCCGTTCTCCCGGATGCAGGCGCGGGGTGAGGGGCTGCCGATCCTCACAGTCGACGAGGAGATCTACCGGCTGGTGCCGAGCCTGCTGATCGCGACCGTGGACAAGCTCGCCCAGTTGCCGTGGCGCGGCTATGCGGGAATGTTGTTCGGGCGCGTGAGTGCCTACTGCGATCGGCATGGCTACCGCCACGACGACCTCGACGAGGAGATCGGCTGCGGGTCCCGACACAACGCCAAGGACCGGCACAAGGCCGTGACCAGCCGGCCGATGCCACGGCGGCTGCGGCCTCCGGACCTCATCATCCAAGACGAGCTACACCTGATCTCCGGGGCGCTGGGCACCACAGTGGGGCTGTTCGAGTCGGCCGTCGACCAGCTGTGCACCTGGCGGGCGAAGGACTCCCACGGGCAGCTCCGGGACACCGGGCCGAAGATCGTCGCGTCGACGGCCACCACCCGCAACGCCCGTGCGCAGGTGCTTGGCGTGTTCGCCCGGGACCTGGCGATCTTCCCGCCACAGGTGGTCGACGTCAGCGACACCTTCTTCTCCCAGCAGGTCGACGTCACCCGGGACAACCCTGGGCGGCGCTACTACGGCGTCTGCGCGCACGGGGTGCGCATGAAGGCCGCCGAGATCCGTGTCGCGGAGATCCTGTTGCTCGCCGGGCAGCACATGTTCGACCTCTACGGTGCTCCCGCCGATCCGTACATGACGGTGGTCGGGTACTTCAACGCGACCAAGGAACTCGCCGGTATGCGGCGCGTCCTGGACGACGACGTGCCTAGCCGACTCCGGGCCAACGGACGCCGCCGGGGAATCGCCAACCGGCTGCTGCGCGACACCGACATGCTCAACCTCCAGGAGCTGACCTCCCGTATCTCGTCGGCGGAGATCAGCGCCACCCTCAAGCGGCTGGAGATCGGGTTCAACCCGGAGCACGACACATCGGAGCGCAAGAAGGCGATCGTCGACGAGCTCCGGGACGCCGGAAGGGCCCGTCAGCCCCGGGTCCTGCCCGCCCCACTGCACCGCAGGCCGGTCGACCACGTACTGGCCACGTCGATGCTCCAGGTGGGCGTGGACGTCTCCCGCTTCGGCCTGATGGTCGTCACCGGGCAGCCGAAGAACACCGCCGAATACATTCAGGCATCCTCCCGTGTCGGACGTCAGGCCAAGCGGCCCGGCATCGTGATCACGCTCTACAACTGGGCGCGGCCCCGGGACCTTGCCCATTTCGAGGACTTCGAGCACTACCACGCGACGTTCTACCGGCAAGTCGAGGCGCTGTCGGTGACTCCGTTCACGCGGCGGGCGCTCGACCGGGGCACCACCGCCACATATGTCTCCGCCGTGCGGCAGGCGTGCGACGAGTTCTCCGACAACGTGGACGCGGAGGGGGTGGACCTCGACGACCCTCGGGTGCAGGACGTCGAGCGACGGCTGCTGGCGCGCGCGGAGGCCGTGGACGGGGACCGGGCGCGCGGCTACCTTGCCGAGCGCATCGACGCCCTGCGTGACGCCTGGACGGCCAAGAAGGGTGAACAGGGCAGGCTCGGCTACCGGGGCCAGACCCGGCAGAAGCAGACGGTGCTGGGCCTGCTGCGCAACGCGGACGGCAGCGGATGGGACGTGCTCACCGTCCCGCAGTCGATGCGCGAGACGGAGAACGAGATCAACATGCTGTTGTCCGCCGACACCGTGCTGTCGGCCCCGGCTGGCAACGCCTGGGAGTTCGGACCACCCGCCGAGAACGGCGACGGCCTGGATACGACGAGCGGCGACGAACTCGGCGAGGTGCGGGACCCGGACGGGAACGGCGACGACAACGGCACGGCCAGGGGGCAGCGGTCATGA
- a CDS encoding tyrosine-type recombinase/integrase, whose amino-acid sequence MTFLMTLDKFTEAQRADGYSTNTIGARVRCIKAIARSAGVTAGQLKVDHVIAYFAARPLRPWSRRTYLNHLQAFGKWLGVDLIEGIRKPAAPRSTPHPLPEDELKRLTAVTRGAHKTWVLLGAFCGLRAHETAKLAREDLSTLDDGTAILRVTGKGGRTDTIPVPPVVMKTLDLTGSGRFWEGTRAESVSRTVAGIAAKIGIRMRYHQLRHRYGTMVYRSSGRDLLMTQRLMRHASPATTAGYAAVADDRVHVVVLDLPGADPGASRPKGRRTSSHQCLSCRHEARV is encoded by the coding sequence ATGACGTTCCTCATGACACTCGACAAGTTCACTGAGGCTCAGCGAGCGGACGGCTACTCGACCAACACCATCGGAGCCCGAGTACGTTGCATCAAGGCCATAGCCCGCTCTGCCGGCGTAACCGCAGGCCAGCTCAAGGTCGATCATGTCATCGCGTACTTCGCCGCACGCCCCTTACGCCCATGGTCACGCAGAACCTACCTAAACCATCTCCAGGCGTTTGGAAAGTGGCTGGGAGTGGACCTCATAGAGGGCATACGCAAGCCCGCAGCACCCCGGTCAACACCTCATCCGCTCCCAGAAGATGAACTCAAGCGGCTTACCGCAGTCACACGTGGAGCGCACAAGACCTGGGTCCTGCTAGGGGCCTTCTGTGGCCTCCGCGCGCACGAAACGGCCAAACTTGCCAGGGAAGACCTATCAACTCTCGATGACGGCACAGCGATACTCCGCGTGACAGGCAAGGGTGGACGCACGGACACCATCCCGGTGCCACCGGTCGTCATGAAGACACTCGACCTGACGGGAAGCGGCAGATTCTGGGAAGGAACGCGTGCCGAATCCGTCTCCCGAACTGTCGCCGGGATCGCTGCAAAGATCGGCATCCGCATGCGCTACCACCAGCTGAGACACCGATACGGAACGATGGTCTACCGCTCTTCCGGCAGAGACCTGCTCATGACGCAACGCCTGATGCGCCACGCGTCTCCAGCGACCACAGCTGGGTACGCAGCCGTCGCGGACGACCGTGTTCACGTGGTCGTGCTTGATCTTCCAGGAGCTGACCCGGGCGCATCACGGCCAAAGGGGCGGAGAACAAGCTCGCACCAATGCCTGTCGTGCCGCCATGAAGCCCGAGTCTGA
- a CDS encoding type IIL restriction-modification enzyme MmeI, producing MPDDKAVARPPAFIGSYVLGKGFILAPEQAHDLIQRDPRNKDVLFPYLNGEDLNSRPDCSASRWVINFHDWSEERARGYPEVFAIVERDVKPERLKNNRKVYRDYWWQYAEKRPAMINAIKGLDRVLVVARVSRTAMATIVPTSQVLNEKIVLFACDGVDVMALLNSSIHVLWAWKYSATLKSDLQYTPSDCFETFPMPQHLPLLETPGKSLSETRTAAMRSRECGLTKLYNLVNNPQVSDSDISKLRECHKVLDEKVAEAYEWGDLDLSHGFHETRNGVRFTVPPVTQNEILDRLLELNHARFNRVADAASHEGLERSPVRDNEGVAAPRGDTLF from the coding sequence GTGCCTGATGACAAGGCAGTTGCGAGGCCACCGGCGTTCATCGGGTCTTACGTGCTGGGGAAGGGCTTCATCCTCGCCCCCGAACAGGCCCACGACCTCATCCAGCGCGACCCCCGCAACAAGGACGTCCTCTTCCCCTACCTCAACGGCGAGGACCTCAACTCCCGCCCAGACTGCTCAGCCAGCCGCTGGGTGATCAACTTCCATGACTGGAGCGAGGAACGGGCCCGGGGATACCCCGAAGTATTCGCCATCGTCGAAAGAGACGTGAAGCCCGAACGACTCAAGAACAACCGCAAAGTATATCGGGACTATTGGTGGCAATACGCAGAAAAGCGGCCAGCAATGATTAACGCCATCAAGGGGCTTGATCGCGTCTTGGTGGTAGCAAGGGTAAGCCGGACGGCCATGGCGACCATCGTGCCCACAAGTCAGGTACTGAACGAAAAGATCGTTCTCTTTGCCTGTGACGGTGTTGATGTAATGGCCCTGCTGAACTCAAGCATTCACGTGCTATGGGCATGGAAATATTCGGCGACACTGAAATCTGACCTGCAGTACACTCCATCCGATTGCTTTGAAACATTTCCCATGCCGCAACACCTCCCCCTCTTGGAGACCCCCGGGAAGAGCCTGAGTGAAACCCGCACCGCAGCCATGCGGAGCCGAGAATGCGGTCTTACGAAACTTTACAATCTAGTCAATAATCCACAGGTTTCTGATAGTGATATAAGCAAGCTCCGTGAATGCCATAAAGTTCTCGATGAGAAGGTGGCTGAAGCTTACGAATGGGGCGACCTTGACCTCAGTCACGGATTCCATGAAACCCGAAATGGGGTCCGCTTCACTGTCCCTCCAGTTACACAAAATGAGATCCTGGACAGGCTTCTTGAGCTCAATCACGCACGATTCAATCGAGTAGCAGACGCGGCAAGCCATGAAGGACTGGAGCGATCACCCGTGCGCGACAATGAAGGAGTCGCCGCACCCCGTGGGGATACCCTGTTCTGA